GATGGCCAGGGCAAGAAAATGTCCAAGTCCTTAGGAAATGTAATTCAACCTTCTCAGATAATAGACAAATATGGAGCTGATGTTCTACGGCTATGGGTTTCTGCGGAGGACTACCGTGATGACATAAGAATTTCTCCCGAGATTCTCGATAGGCTTTCCGAAGCCTATCGCAGGATACGGAACACATGCCGATTCCTGTTGGGAAACCTGGCTGACTTTAATCCAGCCGAACAGGTCTCCCCCGGGGAGATGACAGCGCTCGATCGCTTCGCTCTGGACAGGCTCAACTTTGTCATAGCCAGAGTTAAAAAGGCATACGAGGATTTTGATTTCCATGTGGTCTTTCACACCCTGTACAATTATTGCACAGTGGATTTGTCTTCATTGTACCTGGATATTCTCAAGGATCGGTTGTACGTCGAAAAGTCAGACGGAAGGCTGAGGAGATCAGCTCAAACCGCCTTGGATAATATCCTTTCGGCCTTGATAAGATTGATGGCTCCTATTTTGGCGTTTACAGCGGAGGAAGTTTGGAACGAATTTCAAAATAGGGCAGGAAATCAGTCGAGTGTTCATCTCACATGTTTTCCGGACACTATAGAGGGAGTAACCTTAACGAAGGAACAAAGGTCTCAATGGAACGATATGTTGGCGTTGAGACAGGAAGCTTCAAAGGCGCTTGAGGAAGCTAGAGCTTCAAAAGCAATCGGGTCTTCTCTCGAAGCAAAGCTCATAATTAGCGGTCCAGAGGATTTCATTCAAAAAGTGAAGTCCATGGAAGATCCGGAGGGATTTTTCATAGTGTCTCAGATTGAACTGCGGTCGAGAAATATTGAGACAAAAGTTTCCGATGATGAGGATCCCCTAGTGGGGGTCGAGGTCGCTGTTGTGCGCGTCCAAGGCGCCAAGTGCCCACGATGTTGGATCTGGAGTTCTGAAATAGGAACAAACTCCAGGCACCCTGATCTTTGCCCAAGGTGCGCGGCTGTGTTGGTCGAAGTCGAATAACATCCAGTGTCTGACTCAGACGGAATATATTTTTAAGATTATGGTTCGTAGCAGGAAACAAACACTTACTATTTTCTGGCTTGTTTCAATTTTTGTCATTCTTTTGGATCAAGTAACGAAGTTTATGATCTTGAACGCTATTCCTATTAATACATCTGAAATCATAATACCTGGTTTATTGAACTTTACCCATGTCAAAAACCCTGGAGCCGCTTTTGGCGTATTTGCCGAAAATGCTGGAACCGTGGGGAGAATCGCTTTGTCGATCGTGTCATTTGTGGCCCTGGTTGTAATAGCCTGGATAGTTGTGTTTCAGCCGCTGGATTTTTATTCTGTTATAGGATTAGCCCTATTTTTCGGGGGAGCCGCCGGAAATTTTATCGACAGGATATTGTTTGGAGAAGTCACTGATTTTATAGATGTTTACGCAAGGGGATTACATTGGCCGGCTTTTAATATCGCTGATTCCGCTCTGTCGATAGGCGCGTTCATTTTTTGCATGAGGCTCATCTTTCCATCCAGGGCTCAAAGTTGAGACCGACAGGAAAAGATGAAACACTTACCCTTGTGGTCAGGGTGACCCCGAACTCCTCGTCGAACCATATTTCACTCGAATCTGACGGCAAATTAGCGGTAAAGCTGACCAGCCCTCCTGTCGAAGGAAAGGCGAATAAGGATCTCGTCAAATTGATCGCAAAAAAGTTGGGGATTCCCCAGTCGGACGTATCTATAAAAAGAGGGGAACATTCCAGAAACAAGGTGCTTATTGTCAGGGGAGTTTCCGCTGAAGCGATTAGAACAAATCTCACAAGCTAGATGATGACAAGATTTCAGATATAGTGAGCCTTTTGGTTCTCTTACCCCTCATGTAAATCATTTCAAGCTCCAGGTCAGCCATCCGCCGATAGAACGGAGTTCGGTCGATCTGTACTTCTGGTCTATTGTGACGTATATCAGTCTCGAATCGGGGACAGCCTGTTCCAGAGATGCGGTTTTTGTTTGGGTTATCAATGAAATGGGGGATACCCGCCAATCTACATATCATGGGTCGGTATTCGTAAATGGCGCACCTACCGTCGAAGTTGGCAGCGCAAACTGAATTTCTGTATGGATCTCCAGAGGAATCTAATCGCTTGAGTTCCACAATTTGTAGACTTCTGTGTTCTATTTCCAGTTTTGTGGGTTCATCCAAGGCGCGGACGCCCCGCCTCATATAAAGCATTTCCGAAAAGGTGTGAACGATTAGATCGACAGTGCAACACTTCGTTCCGTCACAGCCTTCGCAGTTGAACCCTGCCTGAAACGACGCCTCTTTGTAGACGACGTCCATTTCATTATAAAGCTCTTTGAGACGGGGGTTAAAATCAGTCCCAGAGAAATCAACGCTATTATCTCCAGAATACATCTCCAGCGCCTAAAATGATCTGTTCATAAGCATAAACAATCTTGGGGGCGATACATGTTCCCAGATCTTACTCCTGCCAACTGATCGCCTCTTCCGGGCAGGTGTCAATCGCTTCCTGGATTTCGTCCTCTGAGCACGCGCTTTGATCCACCACATAAGCCTTATCGGTCTCATCGCTTACAGCAAAACAATCCTCCGCAATAGCCGCACATGTTCCGCAACCACTGCAAGCCTCTTGATCGATTACTAAAGTCCTAGCCATTTTTCCTCCTCTGTCGTCAGGACATGATTTGATAAGTATGGAAACAGTTTATAATTGACCTTTACATGTACGCGTTTTTTCAGTCAACCGTTATTGTAATTCATCAATGTTCCTTTGAAACTATTTCTAGCGCACGGAAATAGATTAACACACTTTGGACATCAGGGTTGTCTAAATTATATAACATAATGACAAGATGTTAGTTATATTATTTAGAGTCATTTTTAACTTAATTCAAGTAACTTAATCGGCGCCTCAGCGGTGTTAAAGTAACTCGTATTGATTCCAAACATAGAAATAAAGCTGCCGCAGGAATCTTTTTGATTCGAATAAACGCAATATTTTCTTGACACTTGACATTCGGGGGACGTATAGAACCATCATTGATTTTAGTGACATAAATTTCTGATCAACTCGAGGGAGGCGTGGAAATGACAAAAGCTGAATTTGTGGACAAACTTGCAGAGAAAGGCCAGACAACCAAGAAGCACGCGTCGGAAGCGATAGACCTGGTTTTTTCAACCATATCGGATGCGTTGGTGGCAGGGGAGGAAATCTCCGTCCCCGGATTCGGTAAATTTTCTGTAGTGGTCAGGCAGGCGCGCTCCGGAATCAATCCTAGAACAAAGGAAAAGATCAAGATCGCCGAAACTAAGGCTCCGAAGTTTTCCCCGGCGAAAGCTCTGAAGGAATCCATCAAATAATTGGATTCTGGGCCGTTAGTTTATAATTTTTATTATGGAATTTCGCCCCAAGAAAAGTGGCTTTGATCTATATTCCACTTTGTGGTGAATTTTCCTTTGAACATTTGGTTGTATTTTTATTTGCGCCTAAGGGCGCTTTTGATTTTGTGGGATCCCAAAAGAGGAAAAAATGTTCGTTTTAGGAAACTTGGTTTACGCATTAGCCAATGTAGTTGACATAGCGCTTTCCATTTACATGTGGATTGTAATCGTGTCCGCACTTATTTCGTGGGTTAATCCTGATCCCTACAATCCCATAGTCCGTTTCCTTTATGGAATTACGGAACCCGTGTTCAACTTTGTGAGGCGTCACCTTCCTTTGCCACAAATGGGAATAGATTTTTCGCCGCTAATCGTCCTGCTTGCCATAGTTTTTCTCCAGCAATTTCTCGTCAAAACTCTTCTACAGATAGCGTCAGCGTTAAGTTAATCGCTCAAGCAAAAAAAATTAACGACCCTAAAAAGCAGACGACCTAAGCCTGTACGGGTTTAGGTCGTCTGCTTTTGTTGTATAATTATATGAGATCAGAAATCGTCGAAGTCTATCGTAAGTTCTTCGTCAGAAAAATCTTCGTCGACTTCAAGGGAGGATAATAAATCAACAGGACCACCCTCTAGGGGATCTTCAAAATCAGCAAGGGCTTCGGCCAGTGATTCTTCTTTCACATGGCCGATGTAGTAATCAATATTGTGAGAATGAGGCATGCTTGATCCTCCCGTTTTCTATGAATACCGTTGCAGCGCAACTGAAAATAAATAAAGCATAACAATATGATATTGTCAATAATTAAAGTATTACATTAATAAAAAGCTCTGTCGATAATATTCAGCCTTTTATTCATCACCCTCGCATCAAAACGTCATCTTTGTGTAGATTATTCCATGATTCTGGTAATGGCTGAAAAGTTGTTCCCGTAATCCCGATATTTTTGGGAGTTTTGTGTGTGAAACTCACGCTCCTCATCGGTGCAATCCCTGATCGGACGCGCCGGAACACCCACAGCTACCTTGTTCGCGGGAATAATGGTCCCAGGGCTGACCACGGCGCCTGCCGCCACTACGGCTCCTTCCTCGATTACACAACCGTCAAGGACCAAGGCTCCGATACCGATTAACGCCCTGTCATAAATTGTGGCTCCGTGCAATACGGCCCTATGCCCCACTATCACTTCATCTCCAATAATTAGCGGAAATTTGTCACTGGTGACATGTAGCGCGCAAAGATCCTGTATGTTCGTTTGCCGACCGATGCGAATGTAGTTAACGTCAGCTCTGGCTACAGTATAGAACCATAGATTACTGAAATCCCCTATTTCCACATCGCCCAACAAGACTACTCCGGGAGCTATAAAAACCTCCTTGCCGAGCTTGGGTCTGATTCCTTTATACTCAATTATCATTGAATGCTCCGTAATACCGGCTTCCTCACAACATAAGGATAGTGGTGGATCATTCGGTCCCCATCCCACAAATACTTTTAAAAAACTCGTATGAGATAGAGCGTTGTCGTTGTGGATTGAAATCCTTGTCGCTGACCTTCATTGCATCCAGTGAAACCGGCCTCTTGAAGACTCTGTAATATTCATAACTCAATACAAGCGTTTTACCCTTTTTGGGGCCTGTTACACCCACATGTTCACGCACGTGATCAAGGTCATATGTCTCGTCGTCATAGAGAGCTTTACACAAGTTCCTAGGATCTTCGAACGTCCAGGTTTCTATCCTGGCCTGGCCTACCGCTCCGACGCCATTAACGTAGAACAGTATCGGCAATCCTTTTCTGATCTCGTGAAATCCTGTCGGAAAAGTGTATACAAGGTTACGCCGAAGTATTTGACGCGCAGAATTTTCAGTAAACAACAAATTCTCGTGATTCGTTTCTTCCCGAGGCATATCAATCATGCCTATCGCTCTTTTTTTATCGAGAGTAATCATTAGTGGGCTTTCGTCATGTCCTTCTATGATTAGAGGGAAAAAGAGCATTTCCAATTCATACGATTCCAGCGGACGCGCCGGCGGACTAACTATCAGGTTCGGTCCCTGGCGATTGATTCTGTGCCAAGAGGCAGAAACAAACGGCCCCCGATGTCCGGGGCCGGGCCTATAGAGGAGGGCTCCGTTTTCAATCCTGGTTTCATAACCCAGGGAAACGAATAACTTCTCCAGAAAACCAACCAAACTGGAATGAGGAATAGACTCAT
This window of the Desulfomonilaceae bacterium genome carries:
- the lspA gene encoding signal peptidase II, which produces MVRSRKQTLTIFWLVSIFVILLDQVTKFMILNAIPINTSEIIIPGLLNFTHVKNPGAAFGVFAENAGTVGRIALSIVSFVALVVIAWIVVFQPLDFYSVIGLALFFGGAAGNFIDRILFGEVTDFIDVYARGLHWPAFNIADSALSIGAFIFCMRLIFPSRAQS
- a CDS encoding DUF167 domain-containing protein, whose protein sequence is MRPTGKDETLTLVVRVTPNSSSNHISLESDGKLAVKLTSPPVEGKANKDLVKLIAKKLGIPQSDVSIKRGEHSRNKVLIVRGVSAEAIRTNLTS
- a CDS encoding ferredoxin; translated protein: MARTLVIDQEACSGCGTCAAIAEDCFAVSDETDKAYVVDQSACSEDEIQEAIDTCPEEAISWQE
- a CDS encoding HU family DNA-binding protein yields the protein MTKAEFVDKLAEKGQTTKKHASEAIDLVFSTISDALVAGEEISVPGFGKFSVVVRQARSGINPRTKEKIKIAETKAPKFSPAKALKESIK
- a CDS encoding YggT family protein, translated to MFVLGNLVYALANVVDIALSIYMWIVIVSALISWVNPDPYNPIVRFLYGITEPVFNFVRRHLPLPQMGIDFSPLIVLLAIVFLQQFLVKTLLQIASALS
- a CDS encoding gamma carbonic anhydrase family protein, coding for MIIEYKGIRPKLGKEVFIAPGVVLLGDVEIGDFSNLWFYTVARADVNYIRIGRQTNIQDLCALHVTSDKFPLIIGDEVIVGHRAVLHGATIYDRALIGIGALVLDGCVIEEGAVVAAGAVVSPGTIIPANKVAVGVPARPIRDCTDEEREFHTQNSQKYRDYGNNFSAITRIME